The following proteins are encoded in a genomic region of Saccharopolyspora antimicrobica:
- a CDS encoding methionine ABC transporter permease produces the protein MIDWETIGPVLLTSIGQTVWMVLATMLVGGLLGLLLGIALYTTRAGGILANRLVFTVLNVLVNIIRPIPFIIFITAIGPLTIKVVGTTLGTSAATFALIVAATFGISRIVEQNLVTIDPGVIEAARAMGASPLRIITTLLVPEALGPLILGYTFVFVAVVDMTAVAGAVGGGGLGDFAISYGYQRYDWTVTVIAVVIIIVLVQAAQYLGNWLSRKALRR, from the coding sequence ATGATCGACTGGGAGACCATCGGGCCGGTGCTGCTCACCTCGATCGGCCAGACCGTGTGGATGGTGCTGGCGACGATGCTGGTCGGCGGGCTGCTCGGCCTGCTGCTCGGCATCGCCCTCTACACCACCAGGGCGGGCGGGATCCTGGCCAACCGGCTGGTGTTCACGGTGCTCAACGTGCTGGTGAACATCATCCGGCCGATCCCGTTCATCATCTTCATCACCGCCATCGGGCCGCTGACCATCAAGGTCGTCGGCACCACGCTGGGCACCTCGGCGGCGACCTTCGCGCTGATCGTGGCGGCCACCTTCGGCATCTCCCGGATCGTGGAGCAGAACCTGGTCACCATCGACCCGGGCGTCATCGAGGCGGCCCGCGCGATGGGTGCGAGCCCGCTGCGGATCATCACCACGCTGCTGGTGCCGGAAGCGCTGGGGCCGCTGATCCTCGGCTACACCTTCGTCTTCGTCGCGGTGGTGGACATGACGGCGGTGGCCGGCGCGGTCGGCGGCGGCGGGCTCGGCGACTTCGCCATCAGCTACGGCTACCAGCGCTACGACTGGACCGTCACGGTGATCGCGGTGGTCATCATCATCGTGCTGGTGCAGGCCGCCCAGTACCTCGGGAACTGGTTGTCCCGCAAGGCGTTGCGGCGCTGA
- a CDS encoding cellulase family glycosylhydrolase, which yields MRRNSAKLVIDGTPQVWLGANFWSRTGGPLMWRDYSPEVVREELRVLFDHGLRQTRSFFYWPDFMPAPDRIDEEKTGHFADFLDAHREIGMTSIPTFIVGHMSGDNWDPAWRGGRDLYADVWLVSRQAWFVQRMTERFAAHPAVAGWLISNEMPIYGRLRHEPKAPAEQVNAWAQLMVQAVRAGGGHQPVSLGDGAWGIEVTGTDNGFSVRDTGELVDFVGPHVYRIDSDPVRQHLNAAFICELSAVAGKPVVLEEFGLSSDQVSAANAGHYYRQTLHNSLLAGATGWIAWNNTDYDDLVEQGPYSHHPFEMHFGITDRAGNPKPPLHELAEFARVLSEVDFAGCERPDAQAALVVTEYLERGYPFSQDDDRPLIFTSLQQAHVAAREADLPVGFTRERDGIDPDCSLYLLPCVKQIQGPTWQRLRDRVADGALLYLSYTAGEVGHHRQPWIPYFDETFGVEKQLTYGVVDEVTDEVVEMTFAEDFGDITAGEVLRFRVGGNEHSRAYLPVRPRGAKVVATDAHGRPALLRHPTGSGEAVLCTYPVEHFAARNSRVNPEDTHRLYSALAGIAGIGRTIAVDDPRVFADALVHRDGRVFAWLVSQHDHEVPVVPTAPGRSVHDLDTGEELTEVVLPAYGVRVVELKTR from the coding sequence ATGCGACGCAACTCGGCCAAGCTGGTGATCGACGGCACACCTCAGGTGTGGCTCGGGGCGAACTTCTGGTCCCGCACCGGCGGTCCGCTGATGTGGCGCGACTACTCGCCGGAGGTGGTGCGCGAGGAGCTGCGGGTGCTGTTCGACCACGGCCTGCGGCAGACCCGCTCGTTCTTCTACTGGCCGGACTTCATGCCCGCGCCCGACCGCATCGACGAGGAGAAGACCGGGCACTTCGCCGACTTCCTCGACGCGCACCGCGAGATCGGGATGACCTCCATCCCGACCTTCATCGTCGGCCACATGTCCGGTGACAACTGGGACCCGGCCTGGCGCGGCGGCCGGGACCTCTACGCCGACGTGTGGCTGGTGTCCCGGCAGGCGTGGTTCGTCCAGCGGATGACCGAGCGCTTCGCCGCGCACCCGGCCGTGGCCGGGTGGCTGATCAGCAACGAGATGCCGATCTACGGCCGGCTGCGGCACGAGCCGAAAGCGCCGGCCGAGCAGGTCAACGCCTGGGCGCAGCTCATGGTGCAGGCGGTGCGCGCCGGCGGCGGGCACCAGCCGGTGTCGCTGGGCGACGGCGCCTGGGGGATCGAGGTGACCGGCACCGACAACGGGTTCTCGGTGCGCGACACCGGAGAGCTGGTCGACTTCGTCGGGCCGCACGTGTACCGGATCGACAGCGACCCGGTGCGCCAGCACCTCAACGCGGCGTTCATCTGCGAGCTGTCCGCGGTGGCCGGGAAACCGGTGGTGCTGGAGGAGTTCGGGCTCTCCAGCGACCAGGTCTCCGCGGCCAACGCCGGGCACTACTACCGGCAGACCCTGCACAACTCGCTGCTGGCCGGGGCCACCGGGTGGATCGCCTGGAACAACACCGACTACGACGACCTCGTCGAGCAGGGCCCGTACTCGCACCACCCGTTCGAGATGCACTTCGGGATCACCGACCGCGCCGGGAACCCGAAGCCGCCGCTGCACGAGCTCGCCGAGTTCGCCCGCGTCCTGTCCGAAGTGGACTTCGCCGGGTGCGAGCGGCCCGACGCGCAGGCCGCGCTGGTGGTCACCGAGTACCTGGAGCGCGGCTACCCGTTCAGCCAGGACGACGACCGCCCGCTGATCTTCACCTCGCTGCAGCAGGCGCACGTGGCGGCGCGCGAGGCCGACCTGCCGGTCGGCTTCACCCGGGAACGCGACGGGATCGACCCCGACTGCTCGCTCTACCTGCTGCCCTGCGTGAAGCAGATCCAGGGCCCCACCTGGCAGCGGCTGCGGGACCGCGTCGCCGACGGCGCGCTGCTGTACCTGTCCTACACGGCGGGCGAGGTGGGCCACCACCGGCAGCCGTGGATCCCGTACTTCGACGAGACCTTCGGCGTCGAGAAGCAGCTCACCTACGGCGTGGTGGACGAAGTGACCGACGAGGTGGTGGAGATGACCTTCGCCGAGGACTTCGGCGACATCACCGCCGGCGAGGTGCTGCGCTTCCGGGTCGGCGGCAACGAGCACAGCCGCGCCTACCTGCCGGTGCGGCCGCGCGGCGCCAAGGTGGTGGCCACCGACGCGCACGGACGCCCGGCCCTGCTCCGGCACCCGACGGGCAGCGGCGAAGCGGTGCTGTGCACCTACCCGGTCGAGCACTTCGCGGCCCGGAACTCGCGCGTCAACCCGGAGGACACCCACCGGCTCTACTCGGCGCTGGCCGGCATCGCCGGGATCGGCAGGACGATCGCGGTCGACGATCCGCGGGTGTTCGCCGACGCGCTGGTGCACCGGGACGGACGTGTCTTCGCCTGGCTGGTCAGCCAGCACGACCACGAAGTCCCGGTCGTTCCCACCGCACCGGGACGTTCGGTCCACGACCTCGACACCGGGGAGGAGCTCACCGAGGTGGTGCTGCCCGCCTACGGCGTGCGCGTGGTCGAGCTGAAGACGCGCTGA
- a CDS encoding carbohydrate ABC transporter permease: MSEPRWFRVLRVVGLTGLALFVLVPLYVMVTSAVKPLSRVQDRFEWLPGEITFQPFVDMWSTVPLATYFRNSVVVAAGAAVLSVAIAVLAAYAISRYRFRGRDTFRIVVLSTQMFPGILFLLPLYLIYATIGQVTGIALHGSQVGLIITYLTFSLPFSTWMLVGYFDSIPRDLDEAALIDGAGPVGALVRVVLPAARPGIAAVGIYSFMTAWGETLFASIMTDSGSRTLAVGLREYSTQSSVYWNEVMAASLVVSIPVVVGFLFLQRYLAQGLTAGAVK; this comes from the coding sequence ATGTCTGAGCCTCGCTGGTTCCGCGTCCTGCGGGTGGTGGGGCTGACCGGCCTCGCGCTGTTCGTGCTCGTCCCGCTCTACGTCATGGTCACCTCGGCGGTCAAACCGCTGTCCCGGGTGCAGGACCGGTTCGAATGGCTGCCCGGCGAGATCACCTTCCAGCCGTTCGTGGACATGTGGTCCACCGTCCCGCTGGCCACCTACTTCCGCAACAGCGTCGTGGTGGCCGCGGGCGCGGCGGTGCTGTCGGTGGCGATCGCGGTGCTCGCCGCCTACGCGATCAGCCGGTACCGGTTCCGCGGGCGGGACACCTTCCGCATCGTCGTGCTCTCCACCCAGATGTTCCCCGGCATCCTGTTCCTGCTGCCGCTGTACCTGATCTACGCCACGATCGGGCAGGTGACCGGCATCGCGCTGCACGGCAGCCAGGTGGGTCTGATCATCACCTACCTGACGTTCTCGCTGCCGTTCTCCACCTGGATGCTGGTCGGTTACTTCGACTCCATCCCGCGCGATCTCGACGAGGCGGCGCTGATCGACGGCGCGGGCCCGGTGGGCGCGCTGGTGCGGGTCGTGCTGCCCGCCGCGCGGCCGGGCATCGCGGCGGTGGGCATCTACTCGTTCATGACCGCCTGGGGCGAGACGCTGTTCGCCTCGATCATGACCGACTCGGGATCGCGCACCCTGGCCGTCGGGCTGCGGGAGTACTCCACGCAGTCCTCGGTGTACTGGAACGAGGTGATGGCCGCCTCGCTGGTGGTCAGCATCCCGGTGGTCGTCGGTTTCCTGTTCCTGCAGCGCTACCTCGCGCAGGGGCTCACCGCAGGTGCGGTCAAGTGA
- a CDS encoding LacI family DNA-binding transcriptional regulator, which translates to MKRPTIIDIAREVGVSKAAVSYALNGRGGVSPQTRERILEVAASLGWRASSAARALSSDRAASVGIVLARSPEVLHTEPFFMQMVAGLEQTLSEHGVSLQLALVSDTATELATYQRWWAERRVDGVVVTDLRAADPRPRLLRELGTPTVFFGTAETMPGSSVLLVNENDVARTALAHLAGLGHRRIGHVQGPRSLQHTVRREEALRAAAREYDGVVLSRASGDYTEESGMRATRRLLAARDRPTAIVYDNDVMAVAAVAGADELGVAVPAELSVLAWDDSMLCRVVRPAVTAFAHGVAKDAATAARMLLELVETGAVEERELSSRRLVPRASTAAPGS; encoded by the coding sequence GTGAAGCGGCCGACGATCATCGACATCGCCCGCGAGGTCGGTGTTTCCAAGGCCGCGGTCTCCTACGCGCTCAACGGTCGCGGTGGGGTGTCCCCGCAGACCCGCGAGCGCATCCTCGAAGTCGCCGCTTCGCTCGGCTGGCGGGCCAGCAGTGCCGCGCGTGCGCTCTCCAGCGACCGGGCGGCCAGCGTGGGCATCGTGCTGGCCCGCTCGCCCGAAGTGCTGCACACCGAGCCGTTCTTCATGCAGATGGTCGCCGGGCTGGAGCAGACGCTCTCCGAGCACGGGGTGTCGCTCCAGCTCGCGCTGGTGTCCGACACCGCGACGGAACTGGCGACCTACCAGCGGTGGTGGGCCGAGCGGCGCGTGGACGGCGTGGTGGTGACCGATCTGCGGGCCGCGGACCCGCGCCCGCGGCTGCTGCGCGAGCTGGGCACTCCCACGGTGTTCTTCGGCACCGCGGAGACGATGCCCGGCAGCTCGGTGCTGCTGGTCAACGAGAACGACGTCGCGCGAACGGCTCTCGCGCACCTGGCCGGACTCGGCCATCGGCGCATCGGCCACGTGCAGGGGCCGCGCAGCCTGCAGCACACCGTGCGCCGCGAGGAAGCGCTGCGCGCCGCCGCGCGGGAGTACGACGGCGTCGTGCTCAGCCGGGCATCCGGCGACTACACCGAGGAAAGCGGGATGCGGGCCACCCGGCGGCTGCTCGCCGCCCGCGACCGGCCGACCGCGATCGTCTACGACAACGACGTGATGGCGGTGGCCGCGGTGGCGGGCGCGGACGAACTCGGCGTCGCGGTGCCCGCTGAGCTCTCGGTGCTGGCGTGGGACGACTCGATGCTGTGCCGCGTGGTGCGCCCGGCGGTGACCGCGTTCGCGCACGGAGTGGCCAAGGACGCCGCGACCGCCGCGCGGATGCTGCTGGAACTGGTGGAAACGGGTGCGGTCGAGGAGCGCGAGCTGTCGTCCCGGCGGCTCGTGCCGCGGGCCAGCACAGCTGCGCCCGGAAGTTAA
- a CDS encoding MFS transporter yields the protein MASPSNPAAETISGVPHVVALINKLERLPGKANLLWYLILGGLFLDAYSNAALGAGLSPMVSELGLTATQVGLLTATAPAIAIVFNPIGGWLAARIGRVKPLLLAKVVAVAGALLTAYAGTFETVWCGRALVGIAYGIDFAVAMAMLAEYTPTKLKGRLNLWQCVWYIATTTNLALTLVFFKFGIGTEIWRYSVGSAAVFAGVLLILQLLFLVESPAWLASQGRLADAAKCLHRIYGFNVVAGERTETRTEQPAIGFRHTGVLFRKPYLARTMLSTMISLTQSMQYFAIGWYLPVISLAIFGDQFETATIGSMVFNAAGIIGGAVSAYIGRRMGLRLSSAVGYAMAFVLLLTLGLGFGNLPTLLSFAVPFLFIFFHSAGPGANGKSIAALSYRSDIRTLGTGITGMLGSFGSVIGLYIFPLIKESMGLGATIALLSAVPLLGLITCLIIKWDPTRSSIDPDEEVIDLKPRALAGRPV from the coding sequence ATGGCCTCACCTTCGAACCCGGCAGCGGAGACGATCTCCGGCGTCCCGCACGTGGTGGCGTTGATCAACAAGCTGGAGCGGCTGCCCGGCAAGGCGAACCTGCTGTGGTACCTGATCCTGGGCGGGCTTTTCCTCGACGCGTACTCCAACGCCGCGCTGGGCGCCGGGCTCTCGCCGATGGTCTCCGAGCTCGGCCTCACCGCGACCCAGGTCGGGCTGCTCACCGCGACCGCACCGGCCATCGCGATCGTGTTCAACCCGATCGGCGGCTGGCTGGCCGCCCGCATCGGCCGGGTCAAACCGCTGCTGCTGGCCAAGGTCGTCGCCGTGGCGGGCGCCCTGCTGACCGCCTACGCGGGCACCTTCGAAACCGTGTGGTGCGGCCGCGCGCTGGTGGGCATCGCCTACGGCATCGACTTCGCGGTCGCGATGGCGATGCTCGCCGAGTACACGCCCACCAAGCTCAAGGGACGCCTGAACCTCTGGCAGTGCGTCTGGTACATCGCCACCACCACGAACCTGGCGCTGACGCTGGTGTTCTTCAAGTTCGGCATCGGCACCGAGATCTGGCGCTACTCGGTCGGCTCCGCCGCGGTGTTCGCCGGCGTGCTGCTGATCCTGCAGCTGCTGTTCCTGGTGGAGAGCCCGGCCTGGCTGGCCTCGCAGGGCAGGCTCGCCGACGCCGCCAAGTGCCTGCACCGCATCTACGGCTTCAACGTCGTCGCCGGTGAGCGCACCGAGACGCGGACCGAGCAGCCCGCCATCGGGTTCCGGCACACCGGCGTGCTGTTCCGCAAGCCCTACCTGGCGCGGACGATGCTGTCCACGATGATCTCGCTGACCCAGTCGATGCAGTACTTCGCCATCGGCTGGTACCTACCGGTGATCAGCCTGGCGATCTTCGGCGACCAGTTCGAGACCGCCACCATCGGCTCGATGGTGTTCAACGCGGCGGGCATCATCGGCGGCGCGGTCTCGGCCTACATCGGCCGCCGGATGGGCCTGCGGCTGAGCTCCGCGGTCGGCTACGCGATGGCCTTCGTGCTGCTGCTGACGCTCGGACTGGGCTTCGGGAACCTGCCGACGCTGCTGTCCTTCGCGGTGCCGTTCCTGTTCATCTTCTTCCACTCCGCGGGGCCCGGCGCCAACGGCAAGTCCATCGCCGCGCTGTCCTACCGCAGCGACATCCGCACCCTGGGCACCGGGATCACCGGCATGCTGGGCAGCTTCGGCAGCGTGATCGGCCTGTACATCTTCCCGCTGATCAAGGAGTCGATGGGCCTCGGAGCGACGATCGCGCTGCTGTCCGCCGTGCCGCTGCTGGGCCTGATCACCTGCCTGATCATCAAGTGGGACCCGACCCGCAGCAGCATCGACCCGGACGAAGAGGTCATCGACCTCAAGCCGCGCGCGCTCGCGGGAAGACCGGTCTGA
- a CDS encoding FGGY family carbohydrate kinase codes for MSGTQRGVLSIDEGSTGTRAAVVTADGASGPSFYQPIAVLHPDPLRVEQDADELWRRTLDVARQAVRWAGDNAVEITGVALCTQRATAVLWDRETGRPLAPAVVWQDRRYAAELAELAAEWDPVQLARTGRPVGTRSPFFWAARQIEQNPQVAAAAADGRLLFGPIDTWLSWNLNGGTRHGVATSNAAALGGYLLREHRWDAEWLAAVGCPAELAPALVDDDGDFGWTDPDVLGVRVPIAAAMGDQHASLIALGALEPGQGMCMHGTGTFVGALTGDEPADAATATAGVLALPGWRSGGRTRFSLEAYTSTTGSALRWLVEDLQLFDSAEQVGELAGRHPRERETWFVPTLAGLRTPVAEPGARASLTGLSLATTRAGIARAVLEGIAHSVCDTVDGVRSAMPAGHELTRLRVGGGLAASDALLQSQADLAGVAIERAADSATASLRGVAYLAGVRLGLWDSLDEALHALPAGRAFEPAIGEDERQELRAQWGRVLRKSLPEEGTTC; via the coding sequence GTGAGCGGAACGCAACGGGGCGTCCTGTCCATCGACGAAGGCTCCACCGGCACCCGGGCGGCGGTGGTCACCGCCGACGGGGCCAGCGGCCCGTCCTTCTACCAGCCGATCGCGGTGCTGCACCCCGATCCGCTGCGCGTCGAGCAGGACGCCGACGAGCTGTGGCGGCGCACGCTGGACGTGGCGCGGCAGGCGGTGCGGTGGGCCGGTGACAACGCGGTCGAGATCACCGGCGTCGCCCTGTGCACCCAGCGCGCCACCGCGGTGCTGTGGGACCGCGAGACCGGGCGGCCGCTGGCCCCGGCCGTGGTGTGGCAGGACCGCCGCTACGCGGCCGAGCTCGCCGAGCTCGCGGCCGAGTGGGACCCGGTCCAGCTGGCCCGCACCGGCCGCCCGGTCGGCACCCGATCGCCGTTCTTCTGGGCGGCGCGGCAGATCGAGCAGAACCCGCAGGTGGCCGCCGCGGCGGCGGACGGGCGGCTGCTGTTCGGCCCGATCGACACCTGGCTGAGCTGGAACCTCAACGGCGGCACCCGGCACGGGGTCGCCACCTCCAACGCCGCGGCGCTCGGCGGCTACCTGCTGCGCGAACACCGCTGGGACGCCGAATGGCTCGCCGCCGTCGGCTGCCCGGCGGAGCTCGCCCCGGCACTGGTCGACGACGACGGCGACTTCGGCTGGACCGACCCGGACGTGCTGGGCGTCCGGGTGCCCATCGCGGCGGCGATGGGCGATCAGCACGCATCGCTGATCGCGCTGGGCGCGCTCGAACCGGGGCAGGGCATGTGCATGCACGGCACCGGCACCTTCGTCGGCGCGCTCACCGGCGACGAGCCCGCCGACGCGGCCACCGCCACGGCCGGGGTGCTCGCGCTGCCCGGCTGGCGCAGCGGCGGGCGCACCCGCTTCAGCCTGGAGGCCTACACCTCCACGACCGGCTCGGCCCTGCGCTGGCTGGTCGAGGACCTGCAGCTGTTCGACTCCGCCGAGCAGGTCGGCGAACTCGCCGGCCGGCACCCGCGCGAACGGGAGACCTGGTTCGTGCCCACCCTCGCCGGGCTCCGCACCCCCGTCGCGGAGCCCGGCGCGCGGGCCAGCCTGACCGGCCTGAGCCTGGCCACCACCCGGGCCGGGATCGCCCGCGCCGTCCTCGAAGGCATCGCGCACTCGGTGTGCGACACCGTCGACGGAGTGCGCTCGGCGATGCCCGCGGGGCACGAGCTGACCCGGCTGCGCGTCGGCGGCGGGCTCGCGGCCAGCGACGCCCTGCTGCAGAGCCAGGCCGACCTGGCCGGCGTCGCCATCGAACGGGCCGCGGACTCGGCCACCGCGAGCCTGCGCGGCGTCGCCTACCTGGCCGGGGTCCGCCTCGGCCTGTGGGACTCGCTCGACGAGGCCCTCCACGCACTCCCGGCCGGCCGGGCCTTCGAGCCCGCGATCGGCGAGGACGAACGGCAGGAGCTGCGCGCGCAATGGGGACGCGTGCTCCGGAAGTCACTGCCAGAAGAAGGAACAACATGCTGA
- a CDS encoding dienelactone hydrolase family protein encodes MPTTPVELTARSSALGGSRKLTGHLAQPAGSGPWPGVVVVHEAFGVDEVMLRQTERMAEAGYLALLPDLYTDGGARRCLVPTMRAALSGRGRAYADLDAAREALVERPDCTGKVGLIGFCMGGAFALVAAGLGKFDVASANYGQLPKDIDRALADACPVVGSYGGRDGMLKGAASKLDAALERAGVPRDVKEYPDAGHSFLNDAESGPRVMRPLLRITGAGPHPESAADAWRRIEAFFAEHLSA; translated from the coding sequence ATGCCCACGACCCCGGTCGAACTCACCGCGCGCAGCAGCGCCCTCGGCGGTTCGCGCAAACTGACCGGTCACCTCGCGCAGCCCGCGGGTTCTGGGCCGTGGCCCGGCGTCGTGGTCGTCCACGAGGCGTTCGGGGTGGACGAGGTCATGCTGCGCCAGACCGAGCGCATGGCCGAGGCGGGTTACCTGGCGCTGCTGCCCGACCTGTACACCGACGGAGGTGCGCGGCGCTGCCTGGTGCCGACCATGCGCGCCGCGCTCTCCGGTCGCGGACGCGCCTACGCCGACCTGGACGCCGCGCGGGAAGCCCTGGTGGAGCGGCCCGACTGCACCGGAAAGGTCGGCCTCATCGGGTTCTGCATGGGCGGCGCCTTCGCGCTGGTCGCCGCCGGGCTCGGCAAGTTCGACGTCGCCTCGGCCAACTACGGGCAGCTGCCGAAGGACATCGACCGCGCGCTGGCCGACGCCTGCCCGGTGGTGGGCAGCTACGGCGGCCGGGACGGGATGCTGAAGGGCGCCGCGTCGAAGCTGGACGCGGCGCTGGAGCGGGCCGGTGTGCCGCGCGACGTCAAGGAGTACCCGGACGCCGGGCACTCGTTCCTCAACGACGCCGAGAGCGGGCCCCGGGTGATGCGGCCGCTGCTGCGGATCACCGGCGCCGGACCGCACCCGGAATCCGCCGCCGACGCCTGGCGGCGCATCGAGGCGTTCTTCGCCGAGCACCTGAGCGCTTGA
- a CDS encoding ABC transporter substrate-binding protein, whose protein sequence is MDKRSLAAVSLIATLITAMLTGCAPPAENSHRITYWASNQGKSSEQDLRILGAELAKFTERTGIEVDVEVIGWSDLLNRILGAATSGVAPDVVNLGNTWAASLQATGAFVPFDDPLMDRFGGRDRFLDSSMSSTGMPGRAPSSLPLYGLSYGLFYDKARFAEAGIDPPRDWQEFLVAAKRLTDPARDRWGLTIAGASYTENAHFAFMFGRQQGTHLIDERGNATFTSPEAVAAVQQYVDLMGAEGVVSPDDAEEGNASGAASNFTNGRAAMLIAQNSVIPTLQENGMPDEAYGVVPLPVPDPLPPGGRAVRSHVAGSNVAVFADSPRREQALALVEFLTSAEEQAILNDQYGTLPVVEDAYGHPAFHTPKNQVFREVLATGSETVPMIPNEAHFETTVGAAMRDLFAEIATGRQVGAAEVREALSDAEQKMRGSGG, encoded by the coding sequence GTGGACAAACGCTCGCTCGCGGCGGTGTCGTTGATCGCGACGCTGATCACCGCCATGCTCACCGGCTGCGCACCACCGGCCGAGAACTCCCACCGCATCACCTACTGGGCCAGCAACCAGGGCAAGAGCTCCGAACAGGACCTGCGCATCCTCGGCGCGGAACTGGCCAAGTTCACCGAGCGCACCGGGATCGAGGTCGACGTCGAGGTCATCGGCTGGTCCGACCTGCTCAACCGGATCCTCGGCGCGGCGACCTCCGGAGTGGCCCCGGACGTGGTGAACCTCGGCAACACCTGGGCCGCCTCGCTGCAGGCGACCGGCGCGTTCGTGCCCTTCGACGATCCGCTGATGGACCGCTTCGGCGGCCGGGACCGCTTCCTGGACAGCAGCATGAGCTCCACCGGCATGCCCGGCCGGGCGCCGTCGTCGCTGCCGCTGTACGGGTTGTCCTACGGCCTGTTCTACGACAAGGCGCGCTTCGCCGAAGCCGGCATCGACCCGCCGCGCGACTGGCAGGAGTTCCTCGTCGCCGCCAAGCGGCTGACCGATCCGGCGCGCGACCGCTGGGGCCTGACCATCGCAGGCGCCAGCTACACCGAGAACGCGCACTTCGCGTTCATGTTCGGCCGCCAGCAGGGCACCCACCTGATCGATGAGCGCGGCAACGCCACCTTCACCTCACCGGAAGCGGTCGCCGCGGTGCAGCAGTACGTCGACCTGATGGGCGCCGAAGGAGTGGTGAGCCCGGACGATGCCGAGGAGGGCAACGCATCGGGCGCCGCGTCGAACTTCACCAACGGCAGGGCCGCGATGCTCATCGCGCAGAACAGCGTCATCCCGACGCTGCAGGAGAACGGCATGCCCGATGAGGCTTACGGCGTCGTGCCGCTGCCGGTGCCGGATCCGCTGCCGCCGGGCGGGCGCGCGGTGCGCAGCCACGTCGCCGGGTCGAACGTCGCGGTCTTCGCCGACAGCCCGCGCCGCGAGCAGGCCCTGGCGCTGGTGGAGTTCCTGACCAGCGCCGAGGAGCAGGCGATCCTCAACGACCAGTACGGCACGCTGCCGGTCGTCGAGGACGCCTACGGCCATCCCGCGTTCCACACGCCGAAGAACCAGGTCTTCCGCGAAGTGCTGGCCACCGGCTCGGAAACGGTGCCGATGATCCCCAACGAGGCGCACTTCGAGACGACCGTCGGAGCCGCGATGCGCGACCTGTTCGCCGAGATCGCCACCGGTCGGCAGGTCGGTGCGGCGGAGGTGCGCGAAGCGCTGTCCGACGCCGAGCAGAAGATGCGGGGGAGCGGCGGATGA
- a CDS encoding carbohydrate ABC transporter permease, translating into MTTPAERRKWTPSRRALPYLLLAPALAFELLVHLVPMLGGLWMSVLELTQFHVRNWIRAPFAGLDNYRFAIDFNGAVGAELLHSFLITCAFAVLTVAISWALGMFAATLLQRSFPGRAVLRALFLVPYALPVYTAVLIWKFMLDRSDGMVNTVLADLGLGGGTFWLLGDNAFLSLVITAVWRLWPFAFLALMAGMQSIPSDVHESATVDGAGPWQQFRSITVPMLRPVNQVLVLVLFLWTFNDFNVAYLLFDKSVPGAANLLSIHIYSSSFLTWNFGLGSAMSALLLLFLLVVTAGYLAFTSRRMKDV; encoded by the coding sequence ATGACGACTCCTGCCGAACGTCGCAAGTGGACGCCCAGCAGGCGGGCGCTGCCTTACCTGCTGCTGGCACCCGCGCTGGCCTTCGAACTGCTGGTGCACCTGGTGCCGATGCTGGGCGGGCTGTGGATGAGCGTGCTGGAGCTGACCCAGTTCCACGTGCGCAACTGGATCCGGGCCCCGTTCGCGGGGCTGGACAACTACCGGTTCGCGATCGACTTCAACGGGGCGGTCGGGGCCGAGCTGCTGCACTCGTTCCTGATCACCTGCGCCTTCGCGGTGCTGACGGTCGCGATCTCCTGGGCGCTGGGCATGTTCGCCGCCACGCTGCTCCAGCGGTCCTTCCCCGGCCGCGCGGTGCTGCGCGCGCTGTTCCTGGTGCCCTACGCGCTGCCGGTCTACACCGCGGTGCTGATCTGGAAGTTCATGCTGGACCGCAGCGACGGCATGGTGAACACCGTGCTCGCCGACCTCGGCCTCGGTGGCGGCACGTTCTGGCTGCTGGGCGACAACGCGTTCCTCAGCCTGGTGATCACCGCGGTGTGGCGGCTGTGGCCGTTCGCGTTCCTGGCGCTGATGGCCGGCATGCAGTCCATCCCGTCCGACGTGCACGAATCGGCCACAGTGGATGGTGCGGGACCGTGGCAGCAGTTCCGCTCGATCACGGTGCCGATGCTGCGCCCGGTCAACCAGGTCCTCGTGCTCGTGCTCTTCCTGTGGACGTTCAACGACTTCAACGTGGCCTACCTGCTGTTCGACAAGTCGGTGCCGGGCGCGGCGAACCTGCTGTCCATCCACATCTACAGCAGCTCGTTCCTCACCTGGAACTTCGGCCTGGGCTCGGCGATGTCCGCGCTGCTGCTGCTGTTCCTGCTGGTGGTCACCGCCGGGTACCTGGCGTTCACGTCGCGGAGGATGAAGGATGTCTGA